A single genomic interval of Gossypium raimondii isolate GPD5lz chromosome 11, ASM2569854v1, whole genome shotgun sequence harbors:
- the LOC105802445 gene encoding serine/threonine-protein kinase STY13 isoform X1 produces MKERSESGGGGYVRADQIDLKSLDEQLQRHHSRAWSLENNRNGKEEGGFGIGGRVGGPSNTVRRQEWEIDPSKLIIKSVIARGTFGTVHRGIYDGQDVAVKLLDWGEEGHRSEAEIATLRAAFTQEVVVWHKLDHPNVTKFIGATMGSSELNLQTENGHIGMPSNVCCVVVEYCPGGALKSYLIKNRRRKLAFKVVVQLALDLARGLSYLHSKKIVHRDVKTENMLLDKTRTLKIADFGVARLEASNPNDMTGETGTLGYMAPEVLNGNPYNRKCDVYSFGICLWEIYCCDMPYPDLSFSEVTSAVVRQNLRPEIPRCCPSSLANVMKRCWDANPDRRPEMDEVVSMLEGIDTSKGGGMIPHDQPQGCLCFRRYRGP; encoded by the exons ATGAAGGAGAGAAGCGAGAGTGGTGGTGGAGGGTACGTAAGAGCTGATCAGATAGATTTGAAGAGCTTGGATGAGCAACTTCAAAGGCATCACAGTAGAGCATGGTCGTTGGAGAATAACAGGAATGGGAAAGAGGAAGGTGGGTTTGGCATCGGCGGACGTGTTGGTGGGCCAAGCAACACTGTAAGAAGACAAGAATGGGAGATTGATCCTTCTAAGCTTATCATCAAAAGTGTCATTGCTCGTGGTACTTTTGGTACTGTTCACCGTGGTATTTATGATGGCCAAGATGTTGCTG TTAAACTTCTCGACTGGGGAGAAGAGGGCCATAGATCAGAGGCGGAAATAGCTACACTTAGAGCAGCTTTTACACAAGAAGTTGTTGTATGGCACAAGCTTGATCATCCTAATGTAACAAAG TTTATAGGGGCGACAATGGGGTCATCAGAGCTGAACTTACAAACGGAAAATGGTCATATAGGCATGCCAAGTAATGTTTGTTGTGTTGTTGTTGAATATTGTCCTGGGGGTGCACTAAAATCTTACCTGATAAAGAATCGGAGGAGGAAGTTGGCCTTTAAAGTAGTTGTTCAGTTGGCACTCGATCTTGCACGAGG GTTGAGTTATCTTCACTCTAAGAAGATTGTCCATAGAGATGTCAAAACTGAAAACATGCTTCTGGACAAGACACGGACTCTGAAAATTGCTGATTTTGGTGTTGCCCGACTAGAGGCATCGAATCCAAATGACATGACTGGAGAGACTGGAACACTTGGTTACATGGCACCAGAG GTCCTTAATGGCAATCCTTACAATAGAAAGTGTGATGTGTATAGTTTTGGTATATGTTTGTGGGAGATATACTGCTGTGACATGCCATATCCAGATCTTAGCTTCTCAGAAGTCACATCTGCTGTTGTCCGCCAG AATCTGAGGCCAGAGATTCCTCGTTGCTGTCCAAGTTCGCTTGCAAATGTGATGAAAAGATGCTGGGATGCAAACCCCGACAGACGGCCAGAGATGGATGAAGTGGTGTCAATGTTAGAGGGTATAGACACATCCAAGGGAGGAGGGATGATCCCACATGATCAACCTCAGGGTTGTTTGTGTTTTAGGAGATATAGGGGACCTTGA
- the LOC105802447 gene encoding uncharacterized protein LOC105802447: protein MPPQNKAEEAAVCSDDNIQVAKFANGGCCFWMPCNSAVGPIWWQHLAVYNNDIDSESSMPSSDNEAWWTRGWRRFREWSELVAGPKWKTFVRRFKNNRTGNGGGKFHYDPLSYALNFDEGPGGNGNYDDDYFKRNFSYRYATLPLSTKPSLDFDKEEPLLV from the coding sequence ATGCCGCCTCAAAATAAGGCGGAGGAGGCAGCGGTCTGCTCCGATGACAACATCCAAGTTGCCAAGTTCGCGAATGGAGGCTGTTGTTTTTGGATGCCTTGTAACTCTGCCGTCGGGCCAATCTGGTGGCAGCATTTAGCGGTGTACAACAACGACATCGACTCCGAATCATCCATGCCATCAAGCGACAACGAGGCATGGTGGACGCGAGGGTGGAGGAGATTCCGAGAATGGTCGGAGTTGGTGGCCGGCCCGAAATGGAAGACGTTTGTGCGACGGTTCAAAAATAACAGAACCGGTAATGGAGGAGGGAAATTCCATTACGATCCGTTGAGTTACGCCCTTAATTTCGACGAAGGGCCGGGAGGAAACGGCAACTACGACGATGATTATTTCAAGAGAAACTTCTCTTACAGGTACGCCACGTTACCTCTCTCCACCAAACCCTCCTTGGATTTCGACAAAGAAGAGCCGTTACTCGTTTGA
- the LOC105802445 gene encoding serine/threonine-protein kinase STY13 isoform X2: MDLTVALIHEDIWDPYLIDRGNNFFVKLLDWGEEGHRSEAEIATLRAAFTQEVVVWHKLDHPNVTKFIGATMGSSELNLQTENGHIGMPSNVCCVVVEYCPGGALKSYLIKNRRRKLAFKVVVQLALDLARGLSYLHSKKIVHRDVKTENMLLDKTRTLKIADFGVARLEASNPNDMTGETGTLGYMAPEVLNGNPYNRKCDVYSFGICLWEIYCCDMPYPDLSFSEVTSAVVRQNLRPEIPRCCPSSLANVMKRCWDANPDRRPEMDEVVSMLEGIDTSKGGGMIPHDQPQGCLCFRRYRGP; this comes from the exons ATGGACTTAACTGTTGCATTAATCCATGAAGATATTTGGGACCCATATTTGATTGATCGTGGGAACAATTTCTTTG TTAAACTTCTCGACTGGGGAGAAGAGGGCCATAGATCAGAGGCGGAAATAGCTACACTTAGAGCAGCTTTTACACAAGAAGTTGTTGTATGGCACAAGCTTGATCATCCTAATGTAACAAAG TTTATAGGGGCGACAATGGGGTCATCAGAGCTGAACTTACAAACGGAAAATGGTCATATAGGCATGCCAAGTAATGTTTGTTGTGTTGTTGTTGAATATTGTCCTGGGGGTGCACTAAAATCTTACCTGATAAAGAATCGGAGGAGGAAGTTGGCCTTTAAAGTAGTTGTTCAGTTGGCACTCGATCTTGCACGAGG GTTGAGTTATCTTCACTCTAAGAAGATTGTCCATAGAGATGTCAAAACTGAAAACATGCTTCTGGACAAGACACGGACTCTGAAAATTGCTGATTTTGGTGTTGCCCGACTAGAGGCATCGAATCCAAATGACATGACTGGAGAGACTGGAACACTTGGTTACATGGCACCAGAG GTCCTTAATGGCAATCCTTACAATAGAAAGTGTGATGTGTATAGTTTTGGTATATGTTTGTGGGAGATATACTGCTGTGACATGCCATATCCAGATCTTAGCTTCTCAGAAGTCACATCTGCTGTTGTCCGCCAG AATCTGAGGCCAGAGATTCCTCGTTGCTGTCCAAGTTCGCTTGCAAATGTGATGAAAAGATGCTGGGATGCAAACCCCGACAGACGGCCAGAGATGGATGAAGTGGTGTCAATGTTAGAGGGTATAGACACATCCAAGGGAGGAGGGATGATCCCACATGATCAACCTCAGGGTTGTTTGTGTTTTAGGAGATATAGGGGACCTTGA
- the LOC105802441 gene encoding uncharacterized protein LOC105802441 yields MGAYCDENLSFSPACNLSPSHDLRLSKHVHDNVHGNIYLDPLSLKFIDTEQFQRLRELKQLGLAHLVYPGAVHSRFEHSLGVYWLAGEAMQKLKTYQGLELGIDRFDVQAVKVAGLLHDVGHGPFSHLFEREFLPKVLNSFKWAHEQMSADLIDHIVDVHHIDVESEMIKRVKEMVLASSEFALPKSAKEKQFLYDIVANGRNGIDVDKFDYIVRDSRACGLGCSFDFHRLMETMRVLGDEICYRAKDYLSIHKLFATRADLYRTVYTHSKVKAVELMIVDALLKANSYLEISSSIQDPSEYWKLDDTIIKTIETAPDEELRESRDLILRIRRRNLYQFCNEYSVPKDQLEHFKDVTAQDIACSQKNGGVLLQEDDIAVSNVRIDLTRGRQNPLESINFFKDYESQEKFPIPHERISHLLPTSYQDMIVRVYSKKPELVAAVSEAFENFQLKIYGVKAQVHATPEKKKRRF; encoded by the exons CTCTCTTTGAAGTTTATTGACACCGAGCAATTTCAAAG GCTCCGTGAGCTGAAACAACTTG GATTGGCACACCTGGTTTATCCAGGGGCTGTACATTCCAGGTTTGAGCATTCTCTTGGTGTGTATTGGCTTGCGGGTGAAGCTATGCAAAAGCTCAAAACTTATCAG GGTTTGGAGCTTGGTATTGATCGATTTGATGTTCAAGCAGTGAAAGTTGCAG GACTTCTACATGATGTAGGCCATGGACCTTTTAGCCACTTGTTTGAACGGGAATTTCTCCCCAAAGTTCTTAATAGCTTCAAATG GGCTCATGAACAAATGTCAGCAGATCTGATTGATCATATTGTTGATGTGCACCATATCGATGTTGAATCTGAGATGATTAAAAGAGTCAAG gAAATGGTACTAGCTAGCTCTGAGTTTGCACTGCCAAAA AGTGCAAAGGAGAAGCAATTCTTATATGATATTGTTGCAAATGGTCGGAATGGAATTGATGTGGATAA GTTTGATTACATTGTCCGCGACAGTCGAGCTTGTGGCCTAGGATGCAGCTTTGATTTCCACAG GTTGATGGAGACTATGCGAGTTTTGGGTGATGAGATCTGCTATCGTGCTAAAGACT ATCTTAGCATCCACAAGTTATTTGCTACTCGTGCTGATCTTTATCGAACTGTGTACACCCACTCTAAAGTGAAG GCTGTTGAGCTAATGATAGTAGATGCTCTTTTAAAAGCTAATAGTTATCTAGAAATCTCTTCTTCCATTCAGGATCCTTCTGAGTACTGGAAG CTAGATGACACAATAATCAAAACTATCGAGACAGCACCAGATGAAGAACTCCGAGAATCTAGAGATTTGATTCTGCGCATTCGTAGGAGAAATTTGTATCAG TTCTGTAATGAGTATTCAGTTCCAAAAGACCAATTGGAacatttcaaagatgtcacTGCACAAGACATTGCTTGTTCCCAG aaaaatgggGGAGTACTGCTGCAAGAAGATGATATTGCTGTTAGCAATGTCAGAATTGATTTGACTCGTGGAAGGCAAAATCCTCTCGAAAG CATCAACTTTTTCAAG GATTATGAGAGTCAGGAGAAGTTCCCCATACCACATGAACGCATCAGTCACTTGCTGCCCACATCTTATCAGGATATGATAGTGAGAGTGTACTCGAAGAAACCTGAATTG GTAGCAGCTGTCTCTGAGGCattcgaaaattttcaactaaaaatCTACGGAGTTAAAGCTCAAGTGCATGCTACACCTGAGAAGAAGAAACGGCGCTTTTAA
- the LOC105802444 gene encoding imidazole glycerol phosphate synthase hisHF, chloroplastic, with product MEGVACASFTSSASKSLSFSLSQSSIITLRQNYHNNTLKSKSPRKLVIRASSGSSSGSVVTLLDYGAGNVRSVRNAIRYLGYEIEDVRTPKDILNADRLIFPGVGAFASAMDVLTKTGMAEALCTHIENDRPFLGICLGLQLLFDSSEENGPVNGLGLIPGVVGRFNSLNGFRVPHIGWNALQIAKDSEILDDIGDRHVYFVHSYRAMPSNDNKEWVSSTCNYGDDFIASIRRGNVHAVQFHPEKSGDVGLSVLRRFLNPKSQGSKKPTQGKASKLAKRVIACLDVRTNDKGDLVVTKGDQYDVREQTKENEVRNLGKPVELAGQYYQDGADEVSFLNITGFRDFPLGDLPMLQVLRHTSENVFVPLTVGGGIRDFTDANGRYYSSLEVASEYFRSGADKISIGSDAVYAAEEYIKTKVKTGKSSLEQISKVYGNQAVVVSIDPRRVYVQGPNDVQFKTIRVPKPGPNGEEYAWYQCTVNGGREGRSIGAYELAKVVEELGAGEILLNCIDCDGQGKGFDIDLIKLISDAVSIPVIASSGAGAVEHFSEVFMKTNASAALAAGIFHRKEVPIQSVKAHLLKEGIEVRI from the exons ATGGAGGGGGTGGCATGTGCTTCCTTTACGAGCTCCGCGTCAAAATCATTGTCATTTTCTCTTTCGCAATCTTCTATCATAACACTCCGCCAAAACTATCACAACAATACTCTAAAATCAAAATCTCCTAGAAAACTTGTAATCCGCGCTTCATCTGGTTCCAGTTCTG GTTCGGTTGTGACGTTGCTTGATTATGGAGCTGGAAATGTTAGGAGTGTAAGGAATGCGATTCGATATCTTGGCTACGAGATAGAGGAT GTGCGAACTCCAAAAGACATTTTGAACGCAGACCGCCTTATCTTTCCTGGTGTCGGGGCATTTGCTTCTGCCATGGATGTATTGACCAAGACCGG GATGGCTGAAGCACTATGTACCCATATAGAAAACGATCGCCCATTTCTAGGCATTTGTCTTGGACTTCAACTGCTTTTTGACTCTAGTGAAGAGAATGGACCAG TGAATGGTCTCGGCTTGATCCCTGGTGTGGTTGGGCGGTTTAACTCTTTGAATGGTTTTAGAGTGCCCCATATTGGCTGGAATGCCTTGCAAATTGCAAAAGACTCTGAAATTTTGGACGACATTGGAGATCGCCATGTCTACTTTGTTCACTCTTATCGTGCCATGCCA TCCAATGATAATAAAGAATGGGTTTCATCTACATGCAATTACGGTGATGATTTTATAGCATCTATTAGAAGGGGAAATGTGCATGCAGTTCAGTTCCATCCAGAGAAGAGTGGAG ATGTTGGTCTTTCTGTATTGAGAAGGTTCCTAAATCCAAAATCACAAGGGTCAAAG AAGCCTACTCAGGGGAAAGCTTCAAAACTTGCTAAGAGG GTGATCGCTTGTCTTGATGTTAGAACAAATGATAAAGGGGATCTTGTTGTAACCAAAGGAGACCAATATGATGTAAGAGAGCAGACAAAAGAGAATGAG GTGAGAAACCTTGGTAAGCCAGTAGAGCTTGCTGGACAGTATTACCAAGATGGGGCCGATGAG gtcaGCTTTTTGAACATTACTGGATTCCGTGATTTCCCATTAGGCGATTTACCAATGTTGCAG GTATTAAGGCACACATCAGAAAATGTTTTTGTCCCACTAACAGTTGGAGGTGGTATACGGGATTTTACTGATGCAAATGGAAG GTACTATTCTAGTTTGGAAGTTGCTTCAGAGTATTTTAGGTCCGGGGCTGATAAAATATCCATTGGAAGTGATGCAGTTTATGCAGCAGaagaatatataaaaaccaAA GTAAAGACAGGAAAGAGCAGCTTAGAACAAATTTCTAAAGTTTATGGAAATCAG GCAGTGGTTGTAAGCATTGATCCTCGTAGGGTGTATGTTCAAGGTCCTAATGATGTGCAGTTCAAGACTATACGGGTCCCAAAACCAG GTCCAAATGGAGAAGAATATGCTTGGTATCAGTGTACG GTTAATGGTGGGCGAGAAGGGCGATCAATTGGAGCTTACGAGCTTGCGAAAGTTGTTGAAGAACTGGGAGCTGGAGAAATACTATTGAACTGCATTGATTGCGACG GTCAAGGAAAAGGGTTTgatattgatttaataaagCTGATATCTGATGCTGTCAGCATCCCTGTAATTGCAAGTAGCGGTGCTGGTGCTGTTGAACACTTCTCAGAGGTATTCATGAAAACAAATGCATCAGCTGCTCTTGCTGCTGGCATTTTCCATCGGAAGgag GTGCCCATTCAGTCTGTAAAAGCACACTTGTTGAAGGAAGGCATTGAAGTAAGGATATGA